GTCGGGGACGGGGCAGGGAAACACCTCAACCGCATCCGTCCGGCGAAGTCCCTCCGTCACTCCCAGGATCACGAGGGGGTCAGGTGGGCTGTCCGTGTCGAAGCCGCTCCAGCGCAGGTAGGCTTCATACTCCGGCCGGGCCTTCGACAGCAGCCGGTTGGCAAAAAGCGGAAACAGCTCATCTGATTCGTAAATCTGGTTCAGGTTCGTCATTCCCGCGAACGGTTGAAACCCTGGCTTCCGTGCGCCTTGCAGGTAACAGAAGCGGTAGAGTCCGCCATCGTGTTCCAGCCGGCCGACGGGCCGCCAGCCGGTTTGATCGGGCATAGGCGGACGCCAGGCGACAAAAAGGGAGTTCATTGCCGTTTGTCCTGTTCCAGCAGCCGACGTTGGTTCGTCAGCAACAATTCCAGCGTGAAATTCCTGCACGTTTCGGACATGCGCGCCGGCGGCACGCTTTCCAGAATACCCCGGATTCCCTCCCGGTTCACCGTCCGCAGCCGCTCCTGCCACGCACGCGCCGCATCTGGAGCATAGGCAGCGAAGGCCCGGAATGCCTCACGCAACTCCAACGGCTTGTTGCTGGCGGGTGAACTGTAGAAGGCACTCCGCCCCCGGGCCGCAAATGTCGCAATCGTCCGGTTCCGATCCTTGCTCGTCAGCCGTTCTTCCCGCTCTTCGTCAAGGAGATTCCTTGCCAGTGCTGCGCCGTGATCAAAGGTCGGGGCCAGCCGCAACGTGCTGCCATCCCGGAGCGCTCCCCAGTTTTCGTGATGCCGATCCTGGTTTGCAATCCAGGCATCCAGCAGGACATATCCGACGAAAACATCCAGGGCCGATTCAATACCGGGGGGAACATGCGTCATCCAATCCTCAGATGGAGGGCTTAGCTGTGCAACGATGTCGCATACTGCTTCGACTGTGTGTTGCCGGACCTTGAACCGCTGTGCTTGGGGATACTGCGGATCGGCCGCCAGCAACAGTTCGTTGCCCAGCACCAGCACGAAGGGCTTGTGGGTCATGTTCTCGCAGACCACGCCGGGACGAATGTACTGCTCGCCGTCGTACTCGGCCGCCAGTTCGTATTTGACGTGGGGCAGGCCCAGCAAACCACACAGGTGACAGGCGACAACTTCGGCCCAGTCCTCGCCGGTTCCCCGGTCTTCCGCCTTGAACAGCAGCCGCCGGTTGCCGTCGCTAAACCAGAACTTCGGCTTGCTGCCCAGTGGTTCGACGGATTGCGAAAGCGAGCGGTCAACCCGGCGTATGGAAAACTCGCCCATGCGTTCATTCTACCGGCTGCGTACCCACGAGCATCACTTCCACATCCGTCTTGGCTGTCCTGGCGCGGGACTGGACTGGGCCTCAGCCCTGAGTCACGCAATTTCACTCATCTAAATTGCGCGGGAGACTCCGCCCTGAAGGGCGGAGAGGGATAGCGCGGCTCCTGTTCCCGCTTCTTCTTTCACCAAAGCTGTCCTGCTCCACGCATACCCATAACCGTCGGCACGTTGCATCAAGGCACAGAACCGGTGATGAATCCCTTGCACCAGACCGTTTTTGGTCTGGAGATTGAAACTGCCGCTGGCGCGAATGGCAACCCGACCAACATACGTGCCCACCTTCCTGCCAGTCGTCACCACCGCCCGCACCATGTCGCCCGTCTGAAATCCGAAGTGGCGTTTGCTGCGGGTCAGGTATCCGCGTGGGAAGCCATGCCGGTTGAGCCGTGTGCGCTGGTAGCTGCCGCGTCCGGCGCACTGGATGCCAAGGGTCGGCACGCTCCAGCCACGCACGGCGGCGACATCCCCCACGCAAACGGCATCGAGAGCGTGCGTTTTCGGAATACCGAACCGCAAGCGATTGAATTTCGTCCGGCCGCCAGTACCCACCTCAACCGGAAGACCCGTTTCCTTCAGCGCCGCGTAAAGCGCCCAGCGGGTGCTGTTGACCGCTGACGCATCACGCAGCGGGGATAGGGCCTGCGCTTCAATGCGCGCCAATCGCTGCGGGTCACGGGCCAGGAACTCCGCCACATCGCGGTTGCCCTTCTTCTGGTTGCAGGTTCGGCAAGCGATCACAAGATTGCTCACCCGATGACTGCCGCCTTTTGAGCGCGGATGGATATGGTCAATCTCCAACGGCACATCCTGCGTGTCACAGTAGGCGCACTTACGCTTCCACTTCTCCAGCAGGTATTCGCGTACCTCGTATGTACGGGCGGCTTCGGAAGCCGCCCCTACCGATACCGTCCGCACCCGAATTTCGGGATGTTGCATCGCCTGCATATCAAAGCGCGCCAGTTCCTGCGAGATTGCGGTCACAGGTGTCCAGCGGCAAAGCCGATTGACCCAGGAAAGCGTTGTTTCCACCCGATGGCGCAGCGATGGGGCAAGCCATCCTTCAGGCTTCCGACGATTGGCGAACCGACAGGCGCGATGGCGCAGGTTGGCGCTTCGGCGTCTTCGCCGAAACGCCCGGCGGGCCGTCATCGCATCCCGGATCGCGTGGCCCCGGTGGGACAACTCCGCAAGAAACACCACATGCGCGGCTTGGCGCACTTCGCCCGTTTCGGCGTCAACCTCTTCGCTTTCCCGAACCAGCGCCAGGCCCGTGGTCCTGCTTCCCGGGTCGATCTTGATCCGCACAGGTTGCACGACGGACGCTTCCACCGTCCGATCAACCAGACGGATCGTGAATGGCACGAGCCGATGTACCCGCGCGCGTCCGCGCTCAAGCAACAGCCGGGCCCGTTTTTCGGAACACGGCATCAGCGGCCGCTTCCGCTTGTCCAGGACAAACACTGCCAAGTCTGACGCCTCCTGTAACGGTCCCTTACGGGACTTGTGACGTGAGCCTTGCGGCCCATCTCCCCTCGGAAATGTCTGCAACCGGCTCCTTCCTTGCGGAAGCGATGAGAACCTTCGGCGCTTTACCTTTCACCAGCATGATCCCCACCTTCCAGTGTCCGGGACTGAGGAAGCATCCCGGAGTGGGTCTTGACGACCTGTTGCCAACGTAGCGGGTTGGATACCGCTTTTCCTGGTCAACCCGGCTTGCTCCCAAAACTCCGGCCTTTGGGCCGGGGTAGTGAACAAGCTCCGCCCTTCAGGGCGGGGTAGTTGACCGGCGTTTGTGATGACACCGACCGGCGTCGGCACTTTGAACCACTCAGACAGCTTCACAAAGGGCGAAGCATCCTTCGGCGGGGCGTGCCGTGTTCGCTGACCCGCCGCTGGCAAGGAAGTTCAGACAGAAAAAAGAAAGGTGGTTTTCTTGCGGCTGTTCCCTGTGGCTTACGGGCGCGGCAGCGCCGGAAGGGAAGCATGAACGACACCCCCAGGTCTGTTCCAAAGACCCGCCCCCTGTGGACGGCCATCAGTAGTACCGGTCGCGGTCGTCGTCATCGTCGTCGTCATAATCGTCATCGTAGTCCTCGTCCTCGTCGTCGTAGTCCGATTCGAGGTCGAGTTCAATCGGGTCGAGTCCGACCAGGCGGAGTATGGCACCACATTCATCACACTCGATGATGTCGCCTTTATCCGCATCCTCATCTACGTGAATCGCTGCTTTGCACTCGGGACAAGTTCCCTGTGGCATGACCATCCATCTCCTTGGCTGTGCATGGCGGGTTGCGTGGCACGAACGTAATCCAGTCAGTAACCGGCTGCAAGTCAGTCCCTGCCCCGAAACGGAAAGCGCGCAACCCGCACGCGCCGGGCCAGGTGAAACGTGGATGTCTCTTGTCGGTCTGCGCGCTGATGGTTAGAGTCAACGCCTTCGTTCCCAAACCCATCGTTTTTTGGTTGTCCACGGATGTCATCAACGGAAAAAGCGGCACAGATCAAGCTTCTGGAATCCCAGTTGGCGCAGCTTTCCGCCGCGCCCCACACTCCGGCACAGGATGCTGAAATTCTGAGACTCCAGGCGCGTGTCCGTGAACTACAGGCGGAAATTCTAGGCGAGGCGAATGAAAGGCATGAGATGACGCCCATGGACCGGGTTCGGCTGGCCCGGCACCCCGACCGTCCGTATTCCCTGGATTTCATCCACCTGCTGTTTACCGACTTTCACGAACTGCATGGCGACCGACGCTTTGCCGATGATCCGGCCATTGTCTGCGGCTTTGCCCGGTTTGAAGGGGAGCCGGTGTTCATCGTCGGGCAGCAGAAAGCCAACTACAAGCAGCGCAAGATGGAAGACCGCAAATACCGCAACTTCGGCATGCCCAAGCCGGAAGGCTACCGCAAAGCCATCCGGTTGATGCAGATAGCCGCCAAGTTCCGGCGTCCGATCCTGTCGTTCATTGACACACCGGGGGCCTATCCCGGCATCGAAGCCGAAGAGCGGGGGCAGGGAGAGGCGATTGCCCGGAACATCATCGAAATGATGCGGCTGCCGACGCCCACGATAGGCATCATCATCGGCGAGGGGGGGTCGGGCGGCGCGTTGGCCGTCGGCGCCTGTGACCGCATTGACATGCTGGAAAACACGATTTATTCCGTCATTTCGCCCGAAGGCTGCGCTTCCATTCTCTGGAGGGATGCCAACAAGGCGGACCTGGCCGCCGCCGCCATGAAAATCACGCCGGAACCGCTCAAGGCAGCCGGGATCGTGGATGAGATTGTTCCTGAGCCGGGGGAAGGCGCCCATACCGACCATGCCGCCGCGGCCGAAAATCTGCGGCCGGTGCTGATCAGGCAACTCAAAGAACTGCGCGCGCTGTCGCCGGAAAAACTCATCGAGCAGCGGTATGCGCGCTACTGTCGGCTGGGGGCCTTCGTCGTCGAGAACTGAAGCCGGGTTCAGTAGTGGGTTCAGTAGTCTGCCACCTGCGCCTGGTAGCCGGCCACGTTGCGCTGCATTTCCACCAGCGAGTCGCCGCCGAATTTCTCGCACCAGACCTGCGCCAGCACCAGGGCCGTCATGGCTTCGGCAATGACACCGGCGGCCGGCACGGCCGTTGTGTCTGATCGCTCGAAAGCAGCGGCCTGGGTTTCCTTCGTCAGGACATCCACACTTTGCAGCGCACGGCGGAGCGTCGAAATGGGTTTGAGGTGTCCCCGGAGACGCAGCGGCTGGCCGTTGGTCATGCCCCCTTCCAGTCCGCCGGCATGGTTGGTGGGGCGGGTGAAACCCGTTCCGTCGTAGGCAATTTCGTCGTGCAGTTGTGCACCGGAACGTTGCGACACCGCGACGCCAGCGCCAATCTCAACCGCCTTGACGGCCTGAATGGACATCAGTGCCTGGGCCAGGCGTCCGTCAAGCCGCAGGTCCCATTGGGTGTGTGTTCCAAGCCCGACCGGTAGCCCCCGGACGACGACTTCAAACGCGCCGCCCAGCGTGTCACCACGTTCGCGGGCCGCATCCACGGCGGCCACCATCTCGGCTTCAATGGCCGGGTCAATGCACCGGAGCACCGGGCTGTCCTGAACAGCAGCAATACGTTCCCACGGCGCATCGGCCAGCATGTCGTCGGCCGGAATACCCCCGACGCGGATGACGTGACTGGCAATTTCGACGCCGAACACGGCCAGCAACTGCCGGGCGAGCGCCCCGGCCGCCACCCGCGCCGCGGTCTCACGCGCGCTGGCGCGCTCCAGGATGTCGCGCAGGTCATGGGTGGCGTACTTGAGTCCGCCGGCCAGGTCGGCGTGGCCCGGCCGCGGGCGCGTCACGCGGCGCGACTTCTTCGGATCATCGGCAATGGCATCCCACTCCGGCGTCGGCTGGCTGGCCATGACAGCCTGCCAGTTCTCGAAGTCGGCGTTGCGGATGAGCAGCGCCACCGGCGAGCCAAGCGTCCGACCGTGGCGCAGCCCGGAAAGGACCTCAACCCGGTCACGTTCAATCTTCATGCGGCCGCCGCGTCCATAGCCGAGCTGCCGCCGATGAAGCTGGGCATCAATGGCGGCAACGTCAACCGGTAGCCCGGCCGGCAAACCTTCGACAATCGTGACCAGCGCCGGCCCGTGGGATTCGCCGGCCGTGATGAAACGCAACATAACACCCGATCCTTTCACCCTTTATTCAACCGTTCCGATTTCGTCCGGCTAGCGCGCTGCCGGCGGGGAAGGCGGCGCGCCCGGCCGGGAAGCCACGTCGAGCGCAGCCAGGTTGGCCCCCAGCAGAAGCAGCAGGGAAGACACAAACGCCCACATCACAAGCGAGACCGTCACGTAAAACGGGCCGTAGGTTTTGCGGAAGTCAATGAGCGGCAGGCAGGCGACGAAAACATAATGCGCCGCCTCCCACAGCAGTCCCACCCAGACGGCCATCGGCAACACCCGCCGCGCCGCCGGACGTTCACTCGGCAGGATCATGTACAGCCCGAAAAGCATGCCGATGGTGATGGGCAGGGACAGCACCTTGGCCCCGACAAGCGTCATGAAGGATGCTAGGCGCGGCACTCCGGCGTTGCCGAGCAGTTGTGTGGCCAACCATTGCATACCGGCCGTGAGGGCGACGATCAGCAGGAAACAGACGCCACACACCGGTACGAGTCCCATGGCGAGCAACTGGCTTTTCCAGCCGCTCCGGGGCTGTTTGACGCGCCAGGCCCGGTTCAGCGCCAGTTCCAGCGGAGTGAAAATACCGGCGCTCGTAAAAATCAGCGCCACAATCGAGAACACCGCCACACCCCGGTTGGTGTGCTCTTCCAGCACAACCCGCAGGTTGCGCACAATGAAATCCTCGGCAACCGGCAGGTAAGTCGTCTTGAGCAGAAACAGCGTGGTTTCGACCCCCGTGTTCCAGTGCAGGACTTCGCGGCACGTCAACAGTACGAGCAGCAGAAAGGGATAGAGCGCCAGCAGGGCGTTGAAGGCAATGGCCGAGGCCAGCACATAGACTTCGTTGCTGGCCAGGTCGGCAATTGCCGGAAAAATGCGGCGGGCCGTGAGTCCAATGCGGTAGAAAAAGCCCAGTTGCCCCGGAGTTGCCAGCGGCGGAGCCACGTTGGGGGCCTGGTTGGCAGGGAGTGTGGTAGCAGGCATGTCCGAATTCCAAAAAAGCTTTTCGTGCATAGGTTGCCGAAGGCAAGGCGGTGATTTCAAGGCACAGTAACCATCCGCCTGCCAAAAGGTATCGTCAGCCGGCCGTCGCCAAACTACAATGCGTCCCGGTTGTTTCGGGAACAACCGGGTGCCTGCTCCGTTGACTCGACAGCGCCACTGCTTTGACAAGCCGCGTCATGCGGCACGACTTCCTGCGATGACTTCTTCACGAGGTATTCAGACAATGAAAAGTGCATTCAAACGTGCGTCGGTGCTTTGCATGCTGGCCGCCGCGCTATTTGTGGCGGCCTGTACGGCCGCCAATACGGCAACGGCGACGCCGCCAGCCGGAACGCCGGCGCCACCCTTCACGGCCGTGGACAGCAACGGCAAAAAACACTCACTCAGCGATTTCAAGGGCAAATTCGTCGTGCTCGAATGGGTCAACTTCGATTGTCCCTTCGTGGTGCGGCACTACAAGAGCGGCAACATGCAGGCGCTCCAGCGCAAGTACACCGCCAAGGGCGTGGTGTGGCTTTCCATCAACTCATCTGCGGTGGGCAAGCAGGGCCATTTCAGCCCCGCTGAAATCAACGCCAAAATCAAGGAGCGGAATGCCGCGCCAACAGCCTATCTGATTGACACCGATGGCACTATTGGCAAGGCTTACGGGGCCAAAACGACGCCCCACATGTACGTCATTGATCCCGAAGGCAATCTGATTTACCAGGGCGCCATTGACGATTCCGTGTCCACGGACCCCAACGAAAAGGCCAAGGTCAACTACGTTGAAGCCGCCCTCGACGCGGCGATGGCCGGCAAGCCGGTGGCGGTCGCCACGACGAAGCCTTATGGGTGCAGTGTCAAGTATCAGTAACTTGGCAGACCTGATGTAAGGATGGCCGGACGGAGAGCGGATCGGCGCCGGCCGGTGAGACCCGGGCAAAGCGAACCTGGCGATGCAGAGGGAGGCCGATACTCCCCGGTGTGTGTCGCCAGGTCTTTTCCGTGCCGGGTTGACATGGAAGAAACCCCAACCAGACACCCTGACGCCACGGCCCCAGCGTCAGCACCGGAGAGAGAAATCCCCCATGAGCGAAGAAGTACCCTCATCATTCAAAGTCAGTGACCGTCGGTTGTTCAATCCCGATGGAACACTCCGCACGGATGTGGAACAGGACACATCGCGGGTTGAATCCGGGTCCACACGGTCAACCGGTGAACCATCGGTTTCCCCCCAGAGCGCCAGCACGCCTGCGGATCAGCCGACACCGCCCAGGGAAGACCCCCTGTTCAGTGATTTTGTGCTGGAGTTGGCCACCAACGCCATGATGATGCTCGGTCTCATCGAGCATCCACAGTACGGGCGATTGCCGCCGGACATCGAGGGGGGACGGCACTACATTGACGTTTTGGCGATGCTGCTGGAGAAGACCAAAGGCAACCTGGCGCCTGCCGAACAGCGCCAACTCCAGGAAACCGTCGCTTCCCTGCGGATGCAATTCGTGGCCATCACGAAGCGGATGGCGGCACAGGTACGCAAGGACGCCTGATGCCGAAGCCACCTGACAGACGGAGGGAACCGTCCCTGCGCTGCAAAGACGGTTCCCGACAATTAGGACAGCAAGACTGAGATGGGCGCTGGCGTTTCAGGCCAGCACCTGCCGGACCCGCGACACGAGGCTGGCAAAGCCGGTTTCGTCCGTGACGGCCAGATTAGCCAGGATTTTGCGGTCAAGTGTAATGCCAGCCTTCTTGAGACCGTGCATAAACTGGCTGTAGCTCAAACCACTGCGCCGTGCCGCCGCGTTGATGCGCACAATCCACAGTGACCGGTAGTCGCGTTTCTTGATGCGGCGGCCGATATAGGCAAACTTCAGCGCCCGCTCAACGGATTCCTTGGCGGAGCGATACAGCTTGCTCTTGGTCATCTTGTAGCCTTTGGCCAGTTTGAGAATCTTCTTCCGTCGCTGTAATCGTTTGTTCCCACGTTTTACACGAGGCATGGTATTTTTGACTCCTCAATACGCACAAACTTCAGAAAAGCCTGTTCCTTGCAGCTATCCTTCCGCCCGGCCGATACTTCCGGCTGGATTGCACGCTGCCGCCCAATGGGCCGCAGCGGCTGTCTCCTGACACCTCTTACCGATTGCCGTAGGGCAGCATCCGGCGCACGGTTGGCTCATCGGCTGGTGAAACGTAGGTGTCCAAGTCAAGATGACGCCGCCGTTTCGGAGATTTCTTGGTCAGAATGTGGCGGCAGTGTGAGTGTCCGCGCTTGAACCGTCCGTTGGCCGTTGAGCGGAAACGTTTGACCGCGCCCTTGTGTGTTTTCAGCTTGGGCATGTGCTTTCTCCTTCTGTCTCTTCCTGTTGGCGAAGTGCGCCCGCAGGCGCTGCCGGGGTCGCGCACCGGAAGGCGCTTCCAACCGGCACCTCACCCCGGCACGCGAGGTGTGGTCACTTCCTGGGCGTAAAGATGACGAACATCGTCATCCCTTCCATCTTGGGGCGGACTTCAACCGTGGCCACATGCGCCAAGTCTTTTTCGAGCCGCGCCAAAACCCGCTCGCCGAGTTCCCGGTGCGTAATCTCACGTCCAATGAAGCGCACCGACGCCTTCACTTTATCCCCGTCCTCCAGCGCCCGCAGGGCGTTGTTTTTCTTGAACTCGTAGTCGTGCTCCCCAATGCTGGGCCGAAGCTTGATTTCCTTGACCGAGATAACCGTTTGCTTCTTTTTGGCTTCGTGCTGCTTCTTCTTCTGCTCGTACTGCCACTTGCCGTAGTCAATGATGCGACACACCGGGGGGTTGGCCTGAGAGGCCACTTCGACCAGGTCCAACCCCCGCTCCCGGGCAATGGCCAGTGCCTGCTGGGGCGGCATGATACCGAGCTGGTTTCCGTCCTCATCAATGACCCGCACTTCACGATGGCGGATGCGCTCATTCGTGGGCACCTGCGGGCCACGGTCGCGGGTGCTTCGATTGGGTGAGATGGCGATACGACAACTCCTTTGCTGGGGCAACGTCCATGCCGGACCATGCCGATTGTCCTTTGACCGCGCACCGGACGCGGCCGTTGCCAGGGCGTGATGACACGCTAGGGCGTGATGACACGCTGCTGAACTTCCTGCGTGACACGGGCGATGAAATCGCCGACGGAAAATGTCCCGATGTCGCCGTCACTGCGTGTCCGCACCGCCAGGTTTCCGGTCTCTGCCTCACGGTCGCCCAAGATGACCATGTAGGGAACTTTGCGCAACTGCGCCTGCCGAATCTTGGCGCCAATCTTTTCACTGCGTGCGTCCAGCTCAACCCGCAGCCCCGCTTGCCGTAGTGTCTGGGCGATCCCGGCGGCGTGGTCATTCCATCGGTCGGCGATGGGCAGAACCGCCACCTGCACCGGCGCCAGCCAGACGGGAAACCTGCCTCCGAAGTGCTCGATGAGAAGCCCAAAAAACCGTTCGAGCGAACCCAAGATCGCCCGGTGAACCATAATGGGCGGATGCGGGCGGTTGTCCGCGCCGATATATTCCAGCCCAAAACGCTGGGGCAGATTGAAATCCACCTGAATTGTCGCCAGTTGCCAGGTGCGCCGAATGGCGTCAATCACCTTGATGTCAATCTTCGGGCCGTAAAACGCAGCTTCGCCTTCGACACGGGTGTAGGCCAGCCCCAACCGGTCGAGCGCCTGCGTCAGCGCCGCTTCCGCCAGTGCCCAGACTTCGGGTCCGCCCAAGTACTTCGCGTGATTTTCAGGGTCACGTACCGAGAGTTCAATCCGGTACTCGAACCCGAACGTGGCATAGACCTTTTGGGCAAACTCCAGGCAGCCGATGATTTCTGCTTCCAGGGTTTCCGGCGTGCAGAACAGGTGGGCGTCGTCCTGGGTAAAGCCGCGCACCCGCAGCAGGCCGTGCTGCACACCCGACCGCTCGTAGCGGTACACCGTGCCCATTTCGGCGTAGCGCAGCGGCAACTCCCGGTAACTGCGTGGCTGGGACTTGTAAATCTGGATGTGAAACGGGCAGTTCATCGGCTTGAGCTGGTATTCCAGCGGCTCATCCTCGAACTGCATCGGGGGGTACATGTCACCCCGGTACTTGGCCGTATGCCCCGACGTTTCCCACAACCGGCTCGATGCCACGTGTGGCGTGCGAACGAGTTGGTAATCGCGGGCAAACAGCTCTTCGTAGAGAAATTCCTGCAACAGGTGCAGGATGAGTGCGCCCTTGGGATGAAACAGAACCAGCCCGCTGCCGACTTCATCCGTAAAGCTGAACAGGTCAAGCTCTTTGCCCAGCCGGCGATGGTCACGGCGGGCGGCTTCTTCGCGCTGCTGAAGCCAGGCGTCGAGTTCTTCCTGGGTGAAAAAGGACGTGCCGTAGATGCGCTGCATCTGCGGATTCCGCTCATCGCCCAGCCAGTAAGCCCCGGCGATGGACAGCAGCTTGAACGCCTTGATCCGTCCGGCGCTCGGCACATGCGGCCCACGACAGAAATCAATGAACTGGTCGCCCAGCGTGTAGAAACTGGGATTTTCGCCGCCCTTCTCACCGATAAAGTAGCATTTGAGTTCGTCAGCACTGAACTTTTGCAGGGCTTCTTCGCGCGGCATCTCGACCCGGCGAAAGGGCGTGTTCTGTTTGACGATCTCGCGCATCCGCTTCTCGATGCGCACCAGGTCATCCGGTGTGAAAGGCTTTTCCTGGAGAAAGTCGTAGTAGAACCCACCCTTGGGATCGTCTTTGAGGGCGGGGCCGGCGCCGAGTTTTGTCCCCGGAAACAGGTCAAGGACGGCGGCCGCCAGCAGGTGTGCCGTCGAGTGACGGTAAATCTCCAGCGCTTCCGGGTCTTCGGGCAGAACCGGCTCGACGGTATCCGTCGCGGAAACTTCACAGCTTGTATCCCGCAGTTCGCCATTGACGCGCACGGCGAGCGCCCGTTTGGCCACGCCCGGATCGCGGGCCTGGAGCACCTGAAAGGCCGTGAGGCGGGAATGAGCGGATGCCGAAGCCGGTGACACTTCCATAACCAGACAACAACGAAGCGGGCGTGCCTGGTACGCGCGGCGTCGCCCGCCCTGAATCTGCCACACCCCAGCCGGCGTCTCCCGCGCCGCGCCCAAGTGTGGCGCAACCAGACCGATGCACCGTAAAGCTTGGTGGGCTGGGGTGAAGGAAGTGGTAGTCGCGCACGGATTTGAACCGTGGACCCCTACCGTGTCAAGGTAGTGCTCTACCCCTGAGCTACGCGACTGCAAGTACCCCGACACCGGCTGGCGGTGCAACAGCAAGTCCCAAAGAATACTGGCCTGGCCAAAGGCTGTCAAAAGAAATCTGCGTTACGTTACAGTTCCCGAACCGGCTGGGGGCGGGGTGCCGGTTTCGTGGGCGGTGTGGTGGTGGGGGAAGCCGGAGGGGAGTGGTCAGGGTCATGTCCGTCAGTATCGGTTCCGGAACCATTTTCTTTGCCGCCGAAAAAGAAACCGTACTCGAAG
This window of the Chloracidobacterium sp. N genome carries:
- a CDS encoding phosphatidylinositol kinase translates to MGEFSIRRVDRSLSQSVEPLGSKPKFWFSDGNRRLLFKAEDRGTGEDWAEVVACHLCGLLGLPHVKYELAAEYDGEQYIRPGVVCENMTHKPFVLVLGNELLLAADPQYPQAQRFKVRQHTVEAVCDIVAQLSPPSEDWMTHVPPGIESALDVFVGYVLLDAWIANQDRHHENWGALRDGSTLRLAPTFDHGAALARNLLDEEREERLTSKDRNRTIATFAARGRSAFYSSPASNKPLELREAFRAFAAYAPDAARAWQERLRTVNREGIRGILESVPPARMSETCRNFTLELLLTNQRRLLEQDKRQ
- a CDS encoding acetyl-CoA carboxylase carboxyltransferase subunit alpha, which encodes MSSTEKAAQIKLLESQLAQLSAAPHTPAQDAEILRLQARVRELQAEILGEANERHEMTPMDRVRLARHPDRPYSLDFIHLLFTDFHELHGDRRFADDPAIVCGFARFEGEPVFIVGQQKANYKQRKMEDRKYRNFGMPKPEGYRKAIRLMQIAAKFRRPILSFIDTPGAYPGIEAEERGQGEAIARNIIEMMRLPTPTIGIIIGEGGSGGALAVGACDRIDMLENTIYSVISPEGCASILWRDANKADLAAAAMKITPEPLKAAGIVDEIVPEPGEGAHTDHAAAAENLRPVLIRQLKELRALSPEKLIEQRYARYCRLGAFVVEN
- the aroC gene encoding chorismate synthase; amino-acid sequence: MLRFITAGESHGPALVTIVEGLPAGLPVDVAAIDAQLHRRQLGYGRGGRMKIERDRVEVLSGLRHGRTLGSPVALLIRNADFENWQAVMASQPTPEWDAIADDPKKSRRVTRPRPGHADLAGGLKYATHDLRDILERASARETAARVAAGALARQLLAVFGVEIASHVIRVGGIPADDMLADAPWERIAAVQDSPVLRCIDPAIEAEMVAAVDAARERGDTLGGAFEVVVRGLPVGLGTHTQWDLRLDGRLAQALMSIQAVKAVEIGAGVAVSQRSGAQLHDEIAYDGTGFTRPTNHAGGLEGGMTNGQPLRLRGHLKPISTLRRALQSVDVLTKETQAAAFERSDTTAVPAAGVIAEAMTALVLAQVWCEKFGGDSLVEMQRNVAGYQAQVADY
- a CDS encoding YihY/virulence factor BrkB family protein → MPATTLPANQAPNVAPPLATPGQLGFFYRIGLTARRIFPAIADLASNEVYVLASAIAFNALLALYPFLLLVLLTCREVLHWNTGVETTLFLLKTTYLPVAEDFIVRNLRVVLEEHTNRGVAVFSIVALIFTSAGIFTPLELALNRAWRVKQPRSGWKSQLLAMGLVPVCGVCFLLIVALTAGMQWLATQLLGNAGVPRLASFMTLVGAKVLSLPITIGMLFGLYMILPSERPAARRVLPMAVWVGLLWEAAHYVFVACLPLIDFRKTYGPFYVTVSLVMWAFVSSLLLLLGANLAALDVASRPGAPPSPPAAR
- a CDS encoding thioredoxin family protein, with amino-acid sequence MKSAFKRASVLCMLAAALFVAACTAANTATATPPAGTPAPPFTAVDSNGKKHSLSDFKGKFVVLEWVNFDCPFVVRHYKSGNMQALQRKYTAKGVVWLSINSSAVGKQGHFSPAEINAKIKERNAAPTAYLIDTDGTIGKAYGAKTTPHMYVIDPEGNLIYQGAIDDSVSTDPNEKAKVNYVEAALDAAMAGKPVAVATTKPYGCSVKYQ
- a CDS encoding DUF1844 domain-containing protein, translating into MSEEVPSSFKVSDRRLFNPDGTLRTDVEQDTSRVESGSTRSTGEPSVSPQSASTPADQPTPPREDPLFSDFVLELATNAMMMLGLIEHPQYGRLPPDIEGGRHYIDVLAMLLEKTKGNLAPAEQRQLQETVASLRMQFVAITKRMAAQVRKDA
- the rplT gene encoding 50S ribosomal protein L20, which encodes MPRVKRGNKRLQRRKKILKLAKGYKMTKSKLYRSAKESVERALKFAYIGRRIKKRDYRSLWIVRINAAARRSGLSYSQFMHGLKKAGITLDRKILANLAVTDETGFASLVSRVRQVLA
- the rpmI gene encoding 50S ribosomal protein L35 — encoded protein: MPKLKTHKGAVKRFRSTANGRFKRGHSHCRHILTKKSPKRRRHLDLDTYVSPADEPTVRRMLPYGNR
- the infC gene encoding translation initiation factor IF-3, translated to MPTNERIRHREVRVIDEDGNQLGIMPPQQALAIARERGLDLVEVASQANPPVCRIIDYGKWQYEQKKKQHEAKKKQTVISVKEIKLRPSIGEHDYEFKKNNALRALEDGDKVKASVRFIGREITHRELGERVLARLEKDLAHVATVEVRPKMEGMTMFVIFTPRK
- the thrS gene encoding threonine--tRNA ligase — its product is MEVSPASASAHSRLTAFQVLQARDPGVAKRALAVRVNGELRDTSCEVSATDTVEPVLPEDPEALEIYRHSTAHLLAAAVLDLFPGTKLGAGPALKDDPKGGFYYDFLQEKPFTPDDLVRIEKRMREIVKQNTPFRRVEMPREEALQKFSADELKCYFIGEKGGENPSFYTLGDQFIDFCRGPHVPSAGRIKAFKLLSIAGAYWLGDERNPQMQRIYGTSFFTQEELDAWLQQREEAARRDHRRLGKELDLFSFTDEVGSGLVLFHPKGALILHLLQEFLYEELFARDYQLVRTPHVASSRLWETSGHTAKYRGDMYPPMQFEDEPLEYQLKPMNCPFHIQIYKSQPRSYRELPLRYAEMGTVYRYERSGVQHGLLRVRGFTQDDAHLFCTPETLEAEIIGCLEFAQKVYATFGFEYRIELSVRDPENHAKYLGGPEVWALAEAALTQALDRLGLAYTRVEGEAAFYGPKIDIKVIDAIRRTWQLATIQVDFNLPQRFGLEYIGADNRPHPPIMVHRAILGSLERFFGLLIEHFGGRFPVWLAPVQVAVLPIADRWNDHAAGIAQTLRQAGLRVELDARSEKIGAKIRQAQLRKVPYMVILGDREAETGNLAVRTRSDGDIGTFSVGDFIARVTQEVQQRVITP